The genomic window GTGTATCCAACGGTGGATTCATGCAAAAGAGGGCGAATCGTTCTTTCACGTGAAAGATAcaactttttagaaaaaaaattatgtaaactACCGGAACTTCGATATTTTAGGGTATCTTTCGACGCAAGAACTCAAGAGAGTGCCATATATTCGATGAAATGCTCAGTCCATTGCACTGGACAGTCCTTGTGAAATTAAAGGTATAATGAAATATCTACAATTAAATGCTTCTCAGGTATTTCCACATTAATGGGCATAATAGTAGAAACCTCGAAATAAGGGTCAGCGTCTGAATACCGGACCCATCCAGTCATATTAGCACAATGTCAATACAATATGGTACGAATTTTTTTATGCACTAAATATCGGTACACCACCGATACTGTACATCTTGTACTGCTCGGTTCAAACTAGTACGGCATATTATGCCTCAGAATGACCAATGTATCAAGCCAAATAAATATCAGAAAATGCCAGAGAATCTTGGATGACTTTAAAGATGAGCAAGTTGAGCAAATTATGCTCTCATCAGCGAGAAAGTTTCTGTTGTAGCATTCTTTGGATGAATGAATTGAGCGATGTGCTAACTAGCACCAACAAAACAGAGGTATAGGTCTGATATATAATCTTATAAAATCAGACACAATAGATTTGTAGAATGTAATACTCCAGCAATGTGAAGCCCTGTATACAATTAATACATCATGAAATGCCAATCTCAGAGAGTTGCTCAGTGGTAGCCAATGGAAAGCTAAAGAGAAACTATTTATCTTTCAGTCTCCATTAGCAGATTCATGAAAGATCTAGATTTCTGTTGCACAGCTGGTAGTCATAGTGAACGATAGCTATGGTTATCTTGTTACAGTAATCCTCTGATATTTCGTACGCATTTTTTCATTGATTTTTGATGACCATCCAACTTTTTTAAGTGATGCATAAGAACAACCTCCATCCATTTTCACATGTATCTAGGACAGTTCATCTGTGTGAAAACAAATCAAACCTCACTTCTATCTAAGACATGGAGGGTTGCACCTCTTCTAGTTTTTGGAAGGAGTTGGTGGTGCCTGCAgccgcagcagcagcagcagaagcTCGTCAAAGTGGTCTGAGGTGGTACTTCAACATCCAGCAGGACCTTTCTCTTTACGAGTTCCAGAGTTCGATCCATTTGCCCATTCTGGGCATCACCCAGGCGAggcctttgttcttcttcaggGGCAACCCAAGCTAGGGAAATGAATAATATAAGAGCCAAAGATGACACCTAGGTTATGTATGAAAAAGCTTCCTGCTTCTTCCTCTGTGCTTAAATTGTCATCTTCCTTCTCATTCCTTTTCTGCTTGCTTCCTAACAAAACCTATTGTGATTGCAAGCAGTTTGTGAAAATGGTTATTCGACTAGAGAGGAAGAGATGCAGCGAAGACTGTCAGGAAGCATAACAACAGCAAGCAAAATGATCATTTAGTCAAGATAGATGGGATCAGTAAGCAAGCAAGGCAGAAGTCTGAGAGGAAAAACTGTGTAATTAAACTCTCTTTTCATTTTTCATCTTGCTTgaaataagtatccaaaatttgtaatagattctcttttattttatttggaaCATCATATGTATactcaaaaattctttaatGTATTAATCTTTGTAATATGATCGCTTTGGTGTATGTACTCCCATCTCATAACATGTTGTTTCAGtcattttctataattttttccATGTTGGTGAATTTGTAAGCACAAATGTCTACATACAATTCCTCTAATTAAAATTCAGTGAGTGGTAAATCTATTTTAAGTAGAACAGCATATATATGTTGATTAGATCATACTCCAAGCCATATGCAATAATTTAATCATGTTGTAATGTGTTAATCATGCCTTTCCTGGAGCCACTAGATTTCTGATTAACTCAGTGAGTATTCCTCAGATAGTTCAGTCCAGATCATCACATGAGTTGATTTGCAGGATGAGCTCAAGTTAAATAATAACAATCATAGGTACATGTGCTTCGTTTACAATCTGTGTCATGTTTCCACTACCATCCACACTCCCATGATAATTTCCTAACAAAAAGCATACGGTTTTCTCCCATTCTTATCATGCACTTGAACCTAAATATAACCAAAGTTTGGAAACAGCAGCCATATGAACAATCATTATAAATTCCTTTTATTACAATTAATCTCATTTTTAGGGGATGTCTGGTCCTCGGATAAACTTTGGCAGGAGCTCTCTAATTTATCTTGGTAACAGAGAGAGCAAAGGACTAGACTGATTGATGCTAATAATTAAGGTGCTTTCTTCTGGGAGAGTATTGAGTCCACTCCTTCCCACATTCTATCATCTTCTTCTCTCTGTTCTCTCTGGGTGTACTCATGTGCGTCTAGTGTAAGtcaccgttgtaccaaaaaaagatAACATACATGATTCTCACTATCGATGTTGATAACATGGTAGCTCATTCTAAATTAATGAACCTACTCAAAATAGTCTTCTCTGAAAGAAAGTATTAGAGATAATATTGAATCTCTGCCACAATCATCTCCAGCTGATTCTCTAGATCCTCCAACTAATTCTGCAGCCAATACTTCCCTAATTGAAActaaatctctatcacaatcaTCTCCAACTGATTCTCCGGATCCTCTAGCTAATTCAGCCAATACTTTCCTAATTGAAGCTGAATCTCTGACACAATCATCTCCAGCTAATTCTTCGGATCCTCCAGCTAATTTAGCCAATACTTTCCTAATTTAAACTGAATCTCTGCCACAATCATCTCCAACTGATTCTCCGAATCCTCCAGCTTATTCAGCCAATACTTTTCTAATTGAAGCTGAATCTCTGCCACAATCATCTCTAGCTGATTCTGTTGAGAGTATTCTATCCcagaaaaattaaaatctaaaatattctacttcaacaaataataggcagaaataggtttaaagaaaataaataaagaaagtagaaaaatggaacccgagatgctgaggcgcGGTATATTGGTtactttccttgaagtagatttcgccacgttacagtgcactaggcttggatgacattctactcctgagatacaacagcctctcgcaaTGTTCCTTCTGCCTtaatgatttgcacggatcaaagaagcctTCGAACCTAGAATCAatatgcagcaagcccgttgattgaaagaaaagtACTTTCGATCATAGCTTCGGACGAGCACAGGCGAGATACGACCTCGGCTCTTCGCACTTCGGACGAGTACTCGCGTGAGATGGGACCCACCCGCCTCGGACGAGCATAGGCGCAAAGGGCCTTGGCACCTCGCGTCTTGGAGGCTCGAGTCGCAAGGCAAGACCCACCTACCTCGAACGAGCTCAAGCGCAAGGGGCCTTGGAATAAATCCTCCACGTGAGAATAAAATCGAGGAAAAGAAGAGTTGAACCCATGATGTCCTCCAAATCAAAACAACATACTAACTAACTGAGTCAAACTCCCACCCtaacatacatataaatatatatgttttaaagaatgaaaacttttaattattatttaacctAAAAAAAAGTCTAACAGATTCTTCGAATCCTCTAGCTAATTCAGCTAATACGTTTCTAATTTAAGCTGAATCTCTGCTACAATCATCTCCAGCTAATTCTTCAGATCCTCCAGCTAATCAGTCAATACTTTTCTAATTAAGCTGATCTCACACGATTACAGATGACAGTTTGTACAACCTAGgacacttattattattttgatttacATGTGCAGATGCTTGTGCTCGTAGACCGGTGTCTGTATATACATAAAAATCAGACTCGACACATGTATTAGTTTTGTAGGTATAGATGAATTGTGTGCTCTTAAAGTAATATAGTTGCATGCAACATTGAGGACCATGAAGTATGCACCAACATAGAGCAGTCTAGATTATTCACACCAAACTCATGCCTATAAGATTTTGGCTCAGTCCATCAAAATCTGCCTCacattctcatttttctttagcTTCTATTGTAAAAAAATACATCATCCAATGATAAAACAAAATGTAGGTACGAGGAATGAAGCAGATTTAACCAAAAGATAAAATGGACTAGTTGTCGCATAAGTCCAAATGGAGAAGGCTCCACAGTTCAACCTTAAAACATATATCCCTAGGACCAAATATGAATAAatcttattattatttctttaaAATTTGATGATAAGAGTGGTTATGCTTAACCATTaacttatttaatttatttcaatCTGTTTGTTAATCGAACTATTTCATCTGTATAATAAAATTGTCAAATTTGGATATGGATTTTTGACCCGTTTAATAGGAAGGTTGGATTTGAGTCGATAAATTTTCGATCTTTTATGTATCTGATCCATATCTTATTCGATctgatttattatatttttattaaaaaaatatgacacTCTCACTAtcatttataaatattaaaaaaaaatggctaTAGTAGTTGAGTGGATCCGGAGACGGGGACACACAGCCGAGGACCATCTATTGATCCATGAGATTTGCAGATTGATGGAGGAGTGCGACTTCCACCAGGCTTCACACATGTACGGGGAGGCCAACGGGACTGCCGACTAGGTGGCTTCCTATACGGCGCACCATTCTGTGGTTTTGTGTGGGCAGACAGTGGATTTGTGCTAAGGCCTCACGTAGTAATCTACTTTCTGGTTTTATTGGCCGCATTTACACCATAATGTGTGAGCGGCCATTGTaccaaagaaataaaaataacaaataattaaaaaaatgcaaATGGATGACCCTTTCACGCGCACACGCCCATTTGTTACGGTGCAACCCCACCGCTCGGCAAAACACGCCGGATTTTCCCATCGTCATCACACAGGGACGCACGGATCAACGGCCATGATCCATTCTCGTTCAAGTTCGCAGAACCCCATTTCATTATTTCAGAAATCGTCGGGGGCTTCATGGTAAAAATGATATAGAATAAAAGGACCGAAGGAAGCATCTTATTGGGCTTGGCCGCAAACGAGTCGCAGGTGAAAGAGAGGGGCTCTCGAGTTCTCCTTGCTTCCGGATCCAaggtcttttttttctctcattttttaccaatttctttcaatttttgtttaatttctTATAATCTGGGTGGCTGCTTGGATCTGTGATGGTTTTCCAATTTATTCGGGGAGTTTGGACGGGTTTGATTCATCTTTGCTCGTTTTGTGATCCCCGCACTTTATCTTTGTTGTTATATAAGTGCAAGATTTTTCCTTTTGGATGATTTCGTCTCGCCTTTTTgatctattctttttttttaatataaattccATTTCATTTTCCAAGAAAGATGCTGTTGATCTTATTTTTGGTTGCTCTTTGTTTGAATTCTTTGGTTTCTGGTAAATGAAGCTAGGGCTGACAAGTTTGCTGGATATCTTAGGGAATTTTTTTTGCGTCTTCTAGATTATTATCTGTTGGTTGATCTGATTGATGGGGTATGGTCTGGATgcgctgaaaagagaggaaagctTATTTGGATTAAAGATTTGTTACCTGTTATCAGACAACATAGCACTTGGGCAGATATTGAGGTGATATTTCGAAAAAGAGACGGTCACATCTGCTTAGATCAAATGTTAAAATCGTTATAAGGACTTGTTCCATCGTGTATATCCCACAAATCCATCTCCTATTGATGAAATTGAGCTCAGGTTTTGCTATTTATTATCTTAAGGTCATGGAAACACCGATTGCTTATTTTTGAAACTTCCATCTTTACCTGGGCATTGGTACAATATAAATGAATAGTCTTAGGTTCATTCTTTCTCTTCCAATATATGCCAAAGATCTGTCCCACTGAAAATCCATAACTCTAATCAGCCAAGATTTCTTTGTCTTGAAGTTCTGGTTAAGCTGCAGGCTCCTTCTTCAGCAACACCTCCTCAATCACCCTCTTCTTTATCACAAGACAGTTTTACATTTGCAAGCATTATTATCATACCTCTACATTGATGGTTTTGAGCTGTGTTTATATTGATGGTTTTGAGACAGTTTTACGTTTGCAAGCATTGGTATCCACTCTCTAGGCAATCCATTTTAATGGTTCAATTAATTTCAGGAAAATTTAAAGAGTTGTTCTTGTATGAAGCAGGTTTAGAAGTCTTAGGAAGTTGATTAAGCCGTATTATTGTTGAATGGCCCACTGCCACATACATCTTGACTGCATGCTATTTCTTGGTTTTTAGGAGAATTATGTCATTTGGATAATATGCCATGTATATGAATTTACTATTGTGGTGTGCTACCAAGATACGGGTGAAGACATTGCTTGACCATGAGATCGCCTGAGCATTTCCAAATTTGTAACCTTGCATACCTGGAAGAAAATTTGATCATCATTTCTCCTCTTTGGTTTCATGACATCGCCTAATTTCATACAGTTTGTTGAGGTTGGCAACTCATCAACTGTTCTAGGGGCATTAAGGGGTAATTTCGTTTACATTTCCTATTGTGCTTAATTACATAATGCGAAAGATGATGTAATGGGAAAATTTTTGTCAAAGTATCTGATGCGGAACAGGAACAATGCATgcgatctatttttttttttttagatttcagCAATCCAATTCATAAACTATTAGCAAACTCAAATCTAACAGCTATCAGATGATTATATTAAAATCGAATTGACTGAAAGAAACTACCGACGATTGATCAGTtcctttaataattttaaaaaagaagGATCGGGGGTTGATTAGGAAATCAACACGTGATTAGGGCACGTTGAtctacttttaattttctgtgtTAAGCATAAAAATTGGGAACTTAAACTGAACCCAATAACGACTTACTCAGAATTTTGGTGGAAGGATCACACGGACATGATGCTTGAGAAAGGTcctggaagagggaggcaaGTCCAGGGTCCTGGTTCGCTGACGGGTCGTCCTTCGTCGAGACGGATGGAGGAAACCGACAGGATCTGAAACAGAAGACCTTGGTTAATTGAGATGGTAGGAtgtaaggaaaaaaaaggataatctATTTAAAGGATAAATAATCCGGACGACGAATTGTCGGATCGGGAAGGAGTTCGGAAGAGGGAACGGGGAGCCGGATGATGAGCGCCGCCTGCGCTGGAGGAAATCGCGGAAGTCAGGGGAGGCCGCGGTTCACTTAGAAGAGAAAGATTTTAGAGAAGGAAGGCAGGTAGGTTCTTGGGTTTGGAAACCAAACTCTCCCAGGTAATTTGTCAAAACAGCTTCTGTGCTTCATTCATAATATCAAGCCCTTTTTATAGGCATTACAAGGACTCATTCTTGCTTTTTACAGCATTCATTCGGGATTCAATTCCTAGATTACTCTTTGGTTTTCAAAGCACAGTTGGCAGCGTTGCATGGGAGAACTCGATGGGGATGGGTGACTTGCCGGAAGTGCCTCGGAAAGGGGAAGAGTAGTCGAGTGGAAACCGGCCATGGAGCTTGGCTTTTTTCTTGTACCAGGAACCGGTTTGCTGGGGAAGCAACGCCTTGGGGAAGAGCACCCTTGGAATCATCTTGCTTGGGAGTTCTTTGGTGTTGGAACCTTGGAAATCTTTGGGAAGAGGTGGACCTGTGGGCAGTTTCCAAGAGATCGCAGGATGGCATCGGAAAGAAAGAAGATCAGGAAACTTCCTTCAGCTGGTTTGTTGCTTCGGGAGGAGGTGAGCCACGATGGAGACTTTGAGGAAGTGGAGAACTTGCTGATGGAGAACCGGTGGACGCCTTGAAAAGGAGGAAACGGCTGCTGGCTTCTTCGATTGGGATTTCAAAGAAGAAGTGGCTGGGAAGAGCCGGCTATGGGGAGGAATCAATGCTTTGAAGTGTTGGGAAGAACCACCTGTGGGAAGAATACCTTGGGAAGAAGCCGATTGCACATCTTGTGATGGGATTTTAATGAAGACGTGGCTGACTTTGGAATGTTGGGAAGAGCCACCTGGGGAGAAGACTTGGAGCTTGAAATGCTTTGGAACAGGGCTGTGTATGGGAAGATGAGTACGGTGCTTTGGAAAAAAACAGGGGAGCTGATGGTTGTTTTGAGAAGGAACCGGTTGGGAAGATGACtggttcctctttttttttggttttttttttttcgggaaTCAACTTCATATGTAGACTTGGACTTTTGGACTTGACATAAATTTTGGACTGGACTCAAATTGGGTGATTGGACTGACATGCACTGATGGAACTGacttaaataaataactaaaaaaaaaactggaCGACTCAAGAAATGTGGACTAGCAGTCAAGCCAAAGTGATGCTGGCTCATTGGTGTCCCCACCAATTCTTCCGGACTGGGGAAAATTCAACTCCGTTGAAGGAAGTTGTGTCTGGCTCTGATAGTGCTCAAGAATGTCTGGATCAATCTGCTGCAGTTCCTCTCGGGTTATCCATGTGTCATCAGACTCTGGCCGACCGTGCCAACGAACTAGGTATCTCTGGTAGCCTTTCCTCCTAGTAGAAATAATCTGCTCGTCCAGGATCCTCTcaatgcgatcgtgtttcttggAAAATTTTGGCCGTGGACACTCAGGTAAGGGTTCACTCTCAAAGGAAGGATTAGGCTCAAATGGCTCACTGGGTATCGTTATTGGCTTTTTATACTTAACCAAATCAGAGATATTAAAGGTAGAGCTAATGCCAAAATCCGGTGGTAAATCTACCACAAATGCATTTGATCCGATcttctttaaaattttaaaagaacctGCTCCTCGTGCATGCAATTTCTTAACAGTTCCAGAAGGAAATCGTTTTcgtatcataacataatcacCTTCAGCTAAATCAGATGTCCGACGATGTGAATCTGCTAATTGTTTATAAATTTGATTGCTGATATTTAGtttttttataatatctttATGCAGATCCCTAATATGTTGTGCTAATGACTCAGCTGACTCGGATGTCCTGGAATGCATGGGTAATGGAATGAGATCAACAGGTTTTCTAGGATGCTGACCGTAAACAATCTCAAATGGACTCATGCCAATGGTTCTATTGACGGAACTATTATATGCGAATTCGGCTCAAGGTAGTAAAAGATCCCAAGTTTTCATATTTTCACCCACTAAACACCGAAGTAAATTACCCAGACTTCTATTTACGACTTCGGTTTGATCGTCAGTCTGAGGATGATATGcagatgaaaattttaattttgtccccattagatgccataaagttttccaaaaataactGACAAACTTGACATCTCGGTCTGATACAATGGATTCGGGTAACCCATGTAGACGAACGATTTCGTTAAAATATATCCGGGCAACTTGAGAGGCATCGAAGGTTTTAGAACAGGGcagaaaatgagccatttttGAAAATCTATCTACAACCACGAAGATGGAATCATGTCCCTTGGCAGTCCGTGGTAATCCTAGAACAAAATCCATACTGACATCTTTCCATGGATATTCGGGTATTGGTAGTGGAGTATATAATCCCGTATTCTGTCTTTGCTGTTTGGCAACAGCGCAGATTCGGCACTGAGCCACAATTTTGGCAACGTCGCGCTTCAGACTGGGCCAGTAGAATTGATGTTCTACGGCTTCAATGGTTTTGGTCTTCCCAAAATGACCAGACAATCCTCCCGCGTGTAATTCCCAAATTAAAAAGTTTCGAACAGACGTATGCGGGACACATAATTTATTATTCAGGAAAAGGTACCCCTCTTGAAGGGAATACTTATCTATCTCTTTCGAAGTTCCTTGTTTGAGTGCAGACATGATTTTTCCAAAATCAAGACAGttatcatattcttcttttaatttCTCAAATCCAGTGACTTGAATACTGACTACTGACAACAGATTTGTCTTTCGAGATAACGCATCAGCAGGTCGATTGTCTACACCGGAACGATGTTTTAATACAAAAGTGTATGATTGTAAAAATTCAACCCACTTGCCATGTCTaggatttaatttcttttgtgaACTAAGGAATCTAAGGGCTTCATGGTCTGAATATAAGATGAATTCTTGTGGTAGTAAGTAGTGCCTCCAGAATTTAAGAGTTTGGATTATGGCATAAAATTCCTTATCGTAGGTGGAGTATTTGCGCCTGGTTTCATTTAGTTTTTCACTAAAATAGGCCACAGGGTGTTTGTCTTGACTTAGGACTCCACCAATTCCTACACCTGATGCGTCACATGCGACTTCAAAGACTTTAGAGAAATCAGGAAGTCGTAACATAGGTGCACTGGTCATTAAAGTC from Phoenix dactylifera cultivar Barhee BC4 unplaced genomic scaffold, palm_55x_up_171113_PBpolish2nd_filt_p 001695F, whole genome shotgun sequence includes these protein-coding regions:
- the LOC113461018 gene encoding uncharacterized protein LOC113461018 yields the protein MSPFEIVYGQHPRKPVDLIPLPMHSRTSESAESLAQHIRDLHKDIIKKLNISNQIYKQLADSHRRTSDLAEGDYVMIRKRFPSGTVKKLHARGAGSFKILKKIGSNAFVVDLPPDFGISSTFNISDLVKYKKPITIPSEPFEPNPSFESEPLPECPRPKFSKKHDRIERILDEQIISTRRKGYQRYLVRWHGRPESDDTWITREELQQIDPDILEHYQSQTQLPSTELNFPQSGRIGGDTNEPASLWLDC